The following proteins come from a genomic window of Gottfriedia acidiceleris:
- a CDS encoding DEAD/DEAH box helicase: MEHFQLSEQTILKIKANNITKWTAVQEEAIPAILDGNDVIAQSPTGTGKTLAYVLPLINKVDEMEENPQIMIMAPTRELVMQIFQVVQDYTQNTNIKAASIVGGADIKRQIEKLKQKPKIIVGSPGRISQLIKQKKLKMHCVKTIVFDEVDELLKTDDQKDLPQIVKATMKDRQLVFLSATITPAAMQFAKETSSNLKEISIEQSLEGNIIHGFIPCEEREKLELLRRIASVQNMKAIVFSNEPFKLEGYASKLNFRGIKTAVLHSKLGKMERSRVLNDLQIGKTTLLFSTDVAARGIDLQDLPYVITLDVPEKVEQYTHRSGRVGRMGKQGTVINLVTPREKKNLFSLRGTQKLFFEHLTVSHGEIQKVEMKEKQLNENQSKEKRTKPDSNQNKKPFSSKNKPMKKIKK, translated from the coding sequence ATGGAACATTTTCAATTATCAGAACAAACAATCTTAAAAATAAAAGCAAATAATATTACGAAATGGACAGCAGTTCAAGAGGAAGCAATCCCAGCGATTTTAGATGGGAACGATGTCATAGCGCAATCTCCGACAGGTACTGGTAAGACTCTTGCATATGTTTTACCTCTAATTAATAAGGTTGATGAAATGGAAGAAAATCCTCAAATTATGATTATGGCTCCAACTCGTGAACTTGTAATGCAAATTTTTCAGGTTGTTCAAGACTATACACAAAATACGAATATAAAGGCAGCTTCAATTGTTGGTGGAGCGGATATAAAACGTCAGATTGAAAAATTAAAACAAAAGCCTAAAATTATCGTTGGTTCACCGGGGAGAATCTCACAATTAATTAAACAGAAAAAATTAAAAATGCATTGTGTTAAGACAATTGTATTTGATGAAGTAGATGAATTATTAAAAACAGATGATCAAAAAGATTTACCGCAAATTGTCAAAGCAACGATGAAAGATCGCCAACTAGTATTTTTATCTGCAACAATAACACCAGCAGCAATGCAATTTGCAAAGGAAACAAGTTCAAATCTAAAAGAAATTTCGATTGAACAAAGCTTGGAAGGAAATATAATTCATGGTTTTATTCCTTGTGAAGAAAGAGAGAAGCTAGAATTACTTAGAAGAATTGCTTCTGTTCAAAATATGAAAGCTATCGTATTTAGTAATGAACCATTTAAACTTGAAGGATACGCTTCTAAATTAAATTTTAGAGGAATTAAAACAGCGGTACTGCATTCAAAACTAGGGAAAATGGAAAGAAGTCGAGTTTTAAATGATCTTCAAATCGGTAAAACTACTTTACTATTTTCAACTGACGTAGCAGCACGAGGTATCGATTTACAAGATTTACCATATGTCATAACACTTGATGTACCAGAAAAAGTTGAACAATATACTCATCGAAGTGGTCGTGTAGGAAGAATGGGTAAACAAGGAACTGTTATAAACTTAGTAACACCTCGAGAGAAAAAGAATTTATTTAGCTTAAGAGGAACGCAAAAATTGTTTTTTGAACATCTAACGGTTTCGCATGGTGAAATACAAAAAGTCGAAATGAAAGAAAAACAACTGAATGAAAATCAATCAAAAGAAAAAAGAACGAAACCAGATTCAAATCAAAATAAAAAACCTTTTTCAAGCAAAAATAAACCAATGAAAAAAATTAAAAAATAA
- a CDS encoding MBL fold metallo-hydrolase, with the protein MQDLGFNTYLIDLYDLSLQERTGSYIILEEDITIIETSASPSHEYLLQGLKELQISLDRVKHVIVTHIHLDHSGGAGLLMEKCPNATLYVHPKGARHLEDPTKLIASAKQVYGEDFDRLFKPILPIDSTKIYEVADGEELVIGKNRKLTFLHTPGHANHHISIFDSSSRFMYTGDTLGIYYPQLQKEIGTFILPSTSPNQFSYEATLSSSRKIQAYNPDAICFGHYGLTRDTNLVYDSLKLYLDRFIKLTTSSIDDNKEKSFYDKSRILSAALYNEVKQDLQNKNIDESHPVFQIIKLDLEVSAMGLVLAMDQN; encoded by the coding sequence ATGCAAGATTTAGGCTTTAATACATATTTAATTGATTTATATGATTTATCGCTTCAGGAACGAACGGGTAGCTATATTATTTTAGAGGAAGATATTACAATCATTGAAACGAGTGCTAGTCCTTCCCACGAGTATTTATTACAAGGTTTAAAAGAGCTACAAATTTCATTAGACAGAGTTAAACATGTTATCGTAACACATATTCATTTAGACCATTCAGGTGGCGCTGGATTATTAATGGAAAAATGTCCTAATGCAACTCTTTATGTCCATCCAAAGGGAGCTAGGCATTTAGAAGATCCGACAAAATTAATTGCGAGTGCAAAACAAGTTTATGGTGAGGATTTTGATCGTTTATTTAAACCAATTCTCCCAATTGACTCTACTAAAATTTATGAGGTAGCCGATGGTGAGGAGCTTGTTATTGGTAAAAATCGCAAACTAACATTTTTGCATACTCCAGGTCATGCAAATCATCATATTTCAATTTTCGATTCTTCTAGTAGATTTATGTATACAGGAGATACATTAGGTATTTATTATCCACAGCTTCAAAAAGAAATAGGTACGTTTATTTTACCATCGACATCGCCTAATCAATTTTCATACGAAGCAACGCTAAGTTCATCTCGAAAAATTCAAGCGTATAATCCAGATGCTATCTGCTTCGGTCATTATGGATTAACTAGAGATACAAATTTGGTATATGATTCTTTAAAACTATATTTAGATCGTTTTATAAAATTAACTACTTCCTCCATTGATGATAATAAAGAAAAATCTTTTTATGATAAAAGCAGGATCTTGTCAGCAGCATTATATAATGAAGTAAAGCAAGATCTTCAAAATAAGAATATAGATGAGAGTCACCCAGTTTTCCAGATTATTAAGTTAGATTTAGAAGTTTCAGCTATGGGATTAGTACTAGCTATGGATCAAAATTAA
- a CDS encoding glutathione peroxidase, which produces MSIYDFEVKDSKGEEVSLSKYKDKVIIVVNTASACGYTPQYKDLQALYEEYKEEGLVILGFPCNQFMNQEPGSNEEIQSFCELNFGVTFPIFGKIDVNGDKADPLFKYLSSEAPGIMGLKSIKWNFTKFIIDKNGEVIERFAPQTNPQEMRSTIEKLLKA; this is translated from the coding sequence ATGAGTATTTATGATTTTGAAGTCAAAGATAGCAAAGGCGAAGAAGTATCTCTTTCAAAATATAAAGATAAAGTGATAATTGTTGTAAATACTGCAAGTGCATGTGGATATACTCCTCAATATAAAGATTTACAAGCATTATATGAAGAATATAAAGAAGAAGGATTAGTAATTCTTGGTTTTCCATGTAACCAATTTATGAATCAAGAACCAGGTTCAAATGAAGAAATTCAAAGTTTTTGTGAATTAAATTTTGGTGTAACTTTCCCTATTTTCGGAAAAATTGATGTAAATGGTGACAAAGCAGATCCACTATTTAAATATTTAAGCTCAGAAGCTCCTGGTATTATGGGGTTAAAATCAATTAAATGGAATTTTACTAAATTTATTATTGATAAAAATGGTGAAGTCATTGAACGATTTGCTCCTCAAACAAATCCTCAAGAGATGAGATCGACTATTGAGAAATTATTGAAAGCTTAA
- a CDS encoding alpha-galactosidase, with product MLIFVDDEQKKFHLTNGRISYVFYVMKNGHLGSLYFGKAIDIHSNFTHIQNDNSATTYTSYYYADRSISLETIRQEYPVYGTSDYREPALSIRQLNGSHITSFIYKDYTITKGKPILHGLPATYTENEEDAETIQIVLEDSTLNAELVLCYTIFKDLSVITRSAYICNHGSEPFYLERFMSVSIDFPDFDFIMIQLSGAWSRERHLNERQLVMGTQGISSLRGSSSHQHNPFLALRRKETTENNGDVFGFNLVYSSNFIAQAEVDHYDMTRITMGIHPFRFTWKLSENEHFQSPEVVMVYSDKGMNGMSQTYHDLYRNNLIRGKWKNNERPILINNWEATYFNFNEESLLQIAREAKKLGIELFVLDDGWFGKRNNATSSLGDWYSNTEKFPLGIDHFANKIKELGLKFGLWFEPEMVSQNSNLFKNHPDWIIHTPNRQVSLGRHQLVLDFSRKDVVDHIYKKMADVIKNTNLDYIKWDMNRNITEAYSMKLANDQQDEFFHRYILGVYELYERLVSDFPNVLFESCAGGGGRFDPGLLFYAPQAWASDNTDPIERLKIQYGTSLPYPISSIGSHVSASPNHQTFRNTPLSIRANVAFFGTFGYELNPLILTEKEKSEIKSQIQFYKHHQSLIMKGDFYRLLDPFKENEVAWMVISKNKNEAIIGWYKILASPNPMKSQTLKLTGLNPNKKYFLNTTNLTFYGNELMENGIPLPLEFNGANKKIAKRAGDFQSCIFHLVCPD from the coding sequence ATGCTGATTTTTGTGGATGACGAACAAAAAAAGTTTCATCTAACAAATGGAAGAATTAGTTATGTATTTTATGTCATGAAAAATGGTCATCTTGGGTCTTTGTATTTTGGAAAAGCGATTGACATTCATTCAAATTTTACTCATATCCAAAATGACAATAGTGCTACAACATATACTTCTTATTATTATGCTGATCGATCAATTAGTCTTGAAACAATCAGACAGGAATATCCCGTATATGGCACCTCTGACTATCGAGAACCGGCATTAAGTATTCGTCAGTTAAACGGTAGCCATATTACTAGCTTTATCTATAAAGATTATACAATTACAAAAGGGAAACCCATTTTACATGGTTTACCTGCTACTTATACAGAAAATGAAGAAGATGCAGAAACAATTCAGATTGTTCTAGAGGACTCAACACTTAATGCTGAATTAGTCTTATGCTATACAATTTTTAAAGATTTGTCTGTTATTACTAGAAGTGCTTATATTTGTAACCACGGTTCGGAACCTTTTTATTTAGAACGTTTTATGAGTGTATCTATTGATTTTCCTGATTTTGATTTCATTATGATTCAACTAAGTGGTGCATGGTCTAGAGAGAGACATTTAAATGAACGTCAATTAGTGATGGGTACACAAGGCATATCGAGTTTACGTGGTTCAAGTTCACATCAACATAACCCATTTCTTGCCCTTAGAAGAAAAGAGACTACAGAAAATAATGGTGATGTATTTGGTTTTAATTTAGTTTATAGCTCAAATTTTATTGCTCAAGCTGAGGTTGATCATTATGATATGACTAGAATTACGATGGGAATTCATCCGTTTCGATTTACTTGGAAATTATCTGAAAACGAACACTTTCAGTCCCCTGAAGTAGTGATGGTGTATTCTGATAAAGGTATGAACGGGATGAGTCAAACTTATCATGATTTATATCGAAACAACCTAATTCGTGGTAAGTGGAAAAATAATGAAAGACCTATATTAATAAACAATTGGGAAGCCACTTATTTCAACTTTAATGAAGAATCTTTACTTCAAATCGCAAGAGAAGCAAAAAAACTTGGGATTGAATTATTTGTATTAGATGATGGATGGTTTGGTAAAAGAAATAATGCTACTAGCTCTCTAGGCGATTGGTATTCAAATACTGAAAAATTCCCTTTAGGAATAGATCATTTTGCCAATAAAATTAAAGAGTTAGGTTTAAAATTTGGTCTTTGGTTTGAGCCTGAAATGGTTAGTCAAAATAGTAATTTATTTAAAAATCATCCTGATTGGATTATTCATACACCTAATCGACAGGTTTCTTTAGGAAGACATCAATTAGTATTAGATTTCTCGAGAAAGGATGTTGTCGATCACATTTATAAAAAAATGGCAGATGTTATAAAAAATACAAATTTAGACTATATAAAATGGGATATGAATCGAAATATTACTGAAGCTTATTCTATGAAGTTAGCTAATGATCAGCAAGATGAATTTTTTCATCGATATATTTTAGGTGTGTATGAATTATATGAACGACTAGTAAGTGATTTTCCAAATGTGTTATTTGAATCATGCGCTGGCGGTGGTGGTCGATTTGATCCTGGTTTATTGTTTTATGCACCCCAAGCATGGGCAAGTGATAATACAGACCCAATTGAACGATTAAAAATTCAATACGGTACCTCACTACCATACCCAATTTCTAGCATCGGATCACATGTATCAGCATCACCTAATCATCAAACATTTCGTAATACCCCATTATCAATTAGAGCTAATGTCGCATTCTTTGGAACATTTGGTTACGAATTAAATCCTTTGATACTTACTGAAAAAGAAAAATCAGAAATTAAATCGCAAATACAATTTTACAAACATCACCAATCGTTGATTATGAAAGGAGATTTTTATCGTTTACTTGATCCTTTTAAGGAAAACGAAGTAGCTTGGATGGTAATAAGTAAAAATAAAAATGAAGCCATTATAGGTTGGTACAAAATATTAGCAAGCCCAAACCCAATGAAGTCCCAGACTTTAAAACTGACAGGTTTAAATCCAAATAAGAAATATTTTCTAAACACAACGAATCTCACTTTTTATGGAAACGAATTAATGGAAAACGGAATCCCCTTACCACTCGAATTTAATGGCGCCAATAAAAAAATTGCAAAACGAGCAGGTGATTTCCAATCTTGCATCTTTCATCTTGTTTGTCCTGATTAA
- a CDS encoding DUF6044 family protein: MIIYVSPLFLLGENAHIRVHDNLDSNIAWYKTLRNSGQLFGKLNSTIPQIINGLPRNAYGTEFSGIQWLNNLFAPMLAYSIGQTITRVFAFLGMYLLLKKHFITSKENYLIRVWVSLAFALTPFWPSGMLSTLGMPLALWAFLNIRIGKYSWIDWITLILLPFYSSFVLGFFFFLVMMGLLWLRDVFVKKKINLVFFLSILLMTLMYLAIEYRLVFSLVIPSEPTSRNEFLSSTLGFWHTIRLVFKNYFLGHTHVLTLHTLVIVPLSFIVFWTLRNKKRDSIEKRFLYLFILNFLLSVWYAFWFYKGWKPVKEQFQLLNTFNFARFHFLRPLIIYLMFAVGAYLLWLKGKGWQKFVKICLVVQVIVMFCANEEIVYRVAGKPSFKQFYAVNQFNEISKYIGKPKNSYRVASIGIHPSIAQYNGFYTLDTYNNFYSLKYKHQFRKIIAPELEKSPLLENYFDHWGGRCYLFVAELGKNYEFKKDSNVKIHHLNLNFNEFKKMGGEYIFAAVPIENAKSNGLRLMKIFNDHNSAWRIYLYEVK; the protein is encoded by the coding sequence ATGATCATTTATGTTTCTCCTCTATTCCTATTAGGGGAAAATGCTCATATTAGAGTACATGATAATTTAGATTCAAATATTGCATGGTATAAAACACTTAGAAACTCAGGACAATTATTTGGTAAATTAAATTCTACAATCCCACAGATCATTAATGGATTGCCAAGAAATGCTTATGGAACGGAATTTAGTGGTATACAGTGGTTAAATAATCTCTTTGCGCCAATGCTGGCCTATTCAATAGGTCAGACAATTACCAGAGTCTTTGCGTTTCTTGGGATGTATCTCTTGTTAAAAAAGCATTTTATAACATCAAAAGAAAATTACTTAATTAGAGTATGGGTCTCACTTGCATTTGCACTAACACCATTTTGGCCGTCTGGAATGCTAAGTACATTGGGGATGCCACTAGCACTATGGGCGTTTCTAAATATAAGAATTGGAAAATATTCCTGGATAGACTGGATTACTCTTATATTATTACCCTTCTATTCTAGTTTTGTATTAGGATTCTTTTTCTTTTTAGTAATGATGGGATTGCTATGGTTAAGAGATGTATTTGTAAAAAAGAAAATCAATCTAGTGTTCTTTTTAAGTATTTTATTAATGACTTTAATGTATTTAGCAATCGAATATCGCCTTGTATTCTCACTAGTCATTCCATCTGAACCAACAAGTAGAAATGAGTTTTTAAGCTCTACATTGGGTTTTTGGCATACGATTCGATTAGTATTTAAGAATTATTTTTTAGGACATACCCATGTTTTAACACTTCACACTCTAGTCATTGTACCTTTATCTTTTATTGTATTCTGGACTTTAAGAAATAAAAAAAGAGATAGTATTGAAAAAAGATTTCTATACTTATTTATTCTTAATTTTTTATTATCCGTTTGGTACGCCTTTTGGTTTTATAAAGGATGGAAGCCAGTAAAAGAACAATTTCAACTTTTAAATACGTTTAACTTTGCTAGATTTCATTTTTTAAGACCTTTAATAATCTATTTAATGTTTGCTGTTGGAGCCTATCTTCTTTGGTTAAAGGGAAAAGGTTGGCAAAAGTTTGTAAAGATTTGTTTAGTAGTTCAAGTAATTGTAATGTTTTGTGCTAATGAGGAAATCGTATATCGAGTAGCGGGGAAACCATCATTTAAACAATTTTATGCTGTAAATCAATTTAATGAAATCTCGAAATATATTGGAAAACCTAAAAATAGTTATCGGGTTGCAAGTATAGGCATTCACCCATCGATTGCTCAGTATAACGGTTTTTACACGCTCGATACGTATAATAATTTTTATTCGTTAAAGTATAAGCACCAATTTAGAAAAATAATTGCCCCTGAACTTGAAAAAAGCCCGTTGCTTGAAAATTATTTCGATCATTGGGGGGGGAGATGCTACCTATTTGTAGCTGAACTAGGTAAAAATTATGAATTTAAAAAGGACTCAAACGTAAAAATCCATCATTTAAATCTAAATTTTAATGAATTTAAAAAGATGGGTGGGGAATATATTTTTGCGGCTGTCCCAATTGAAAATGCTAAAAGTAATGGTCTTAGATTGATGAAGATTTTTAATGATCATAATTCTGCATGGCGCATCTATCTATACGAAGTAAAATAA
- a CDS encoding glycosyltransferase family 2 protein: MIPLLTIVVPCYNEQEVFEETAYQLTYLLEELIYDSLISDDSKILFVDDGSKDRTWELIEEESNENQFVKGLKLAKNVGHQNALIAGLEIANKQSDCVVSIDADLQDDINVIRKFVEKYLEGFDIVYGVRDSRETDTFFKRSTALGFYRFMGKIGINLVPNHADFRLMSKRALDELFKYKETNLFLRGLVPLVGFPSTNVYYDRKERFAGESKYPLKKMLSFAFDGITSFSIAPIRFVSLLGFLSILFSLLAGGYAIVQHILGNTVSGWPSLMVSIWFVGGVQLLGIGMIGEYIGKIYHEVKNRPRYAIETDLYTMTHTELVNKG, translated from the coding sequence ATGATACCTTTATTAACGATTGTTGTACCTTGTTACAATGAACAGGAAGTCTTTGAAGAAACAGCTTATCAACTCACTTACTTACTTGAAGAATTAATATATGATTCTCTTATTTCTGATGATAGTAAAATTCTATTTGTAGATGACGGAAGTAAGGACCGAACATGGGAATTAATAGAAGAGGAAAGTAACGAGAATCAATTTGTTAAAGGATTGAAGCTTGCTAAAAATGTAGGGCATCAAAATGCACTCATTGCTGGGCTTGAAATTGCAAACAAGCAATCCGATTGTGTAGTTTCAATTGATGCGGATTTACAAGATGATATTAATGTGATTCGTAAATTTGTAGAAAAGTATTTAGAGGGATTTGATATTGTTTATGGCGTACGAGATAGTAGAGAAACAGATACTTTCTTTAAGCGTTCAACAGCGCTTGGATTTTATCGATTCATGGGGAAAATAGGAATTAATCTGGTTCCAAATCATGCTGATTTCCGATTAATGAGTAAACGGGCATTAGATGAATTATTCAAATATAAAGAAACAAATTTATTCTTAAGGGGACTAGTACCTCTTGTAGGTTTTCCTTCAACTAATGTTTATTACGATCGAAAAGAAAGATTTGCGGGAGAATCAAAATATCCATTAAAAAAGATGCTATCGTTTGCGTTTGACGGGATCACTTCATTTAGTATAGCCCCGATTAGATTTGTCTCACTGCTGGGGTTTTTATCCATCTTATTTAGTTTATTAGCAGGTGGCTATGCAATTGTTCAACATATATTAGGGAATACGGTTAGTGGATGGCCATCACTTATGGTCTCAATTTGGTTTGTTGGTGGAGTTCAATTATTGGGTATTGGAATGATCGGTGAGTATATTGGAAAGATTTATCACGAAGTTAAAAATCGACCAAGGTATGCAATTGAAACAGATTTATATACAATGACGCATACTGAACTAGTAAATAAGGGGTAA
- a CDS encoding GtrA family protein, with product MNKTFFRFIAVGIANTIVGLSFIYLLLHLFGLSYWISTFIGNSLGACISYILNRNFTFKSQGSVKKSIPMFIIVILTCYFIAFDLGAKIIEYLFNLQDFISQNFKNDLAVLISSGLYTILNYFGQKLLVFKNKNMNKKQLENERM from the coding sequence ATGAATAAGACATTTTTCCGTTTTATTGCAGTAGGAATTGCAAATACAATTGTAGGATTATCATTCATTTATTTACTACTTCATTTATTTGGTTTATCTTATTGGATTTCAACATTTATTGGAAATTCTTTAGGCGCATGTATTAGTTATATTTTAAATCGGAATTTTACATTTAAAAGTCAAGGCTCAGTAAAAAAAAGTATTCCAATGTTTATCATTGTCATTTTAACTTGTTATTTTATAGCATTTGATCTTGGTGCTAAAATAATTGAATATCTTTTTAATTTACAGGATTTTATATCTCAAAATTTTAAAAATGACTTAGCTGTCTTAATTAGTTCTGGGTTATATACGATTTTAAATTATTTTGGTCAAAAATTACTTGTTTTTAAAAATAAAAATATGAATAAAAAACAACTCGAAAACGAAAGAATGTGA
- a CDS encoding HD domain-containing protein, with product MNQHEIILQLENYVRNLHQGDSSGHDWHHIDRVRNLAVHIAKKENANQFIVECAALVHDVIDDKLHDDLEVQKIQLESILNELLNSNEDVKSILYIIENISYKGGNGVIPTSLEGKIVQDADRLDAIGAIGVARTFAYGGKKGRSMYNPEFKIRDNMTIEEYRSDKSSSLHHFYEKILKLKDLMNTKTALEMAEERHLFVEKFIDEFMKEWNFKI from the coding sequence ATGAATCAGCATGAAATCATATTACAATTAGAAAATTATGTTCGAAATCTTCATCAAGGTGATAGTTCTGGACATGACTGGCATCATATAGACCGTGTTAGAAACTTAGCTGTACATATTGCTAAAAAAGAAAATGCAAATCAATTCATCGTAGAATGTGCTGCATTAGTTCACGATGTAATAGATGATAAATTACATGATGATCTTGAAGTTCAAAAAATACAATTAGAATCAATTCTAAATGAATTATTAAATAGTAATGAAGATGTAAAATCAATTTTGTACATAATTGAAAATATCTCCTATAAAGGAGGTAATGGGGTTATTCCAACTTCTTTAGAAGGTAAAATTGTACAAGATGCTGATCGTTTGGATGCAATTGGAGCAATTGGTGTTGCTAGAACGTTTGCATACGGAGGTAAAAAAGGTCGTAGTATGTATAACCCTGAGTTTAAAATAAGAGATAACATGACGATTGAAGAATATAGAAGTGACAAAAGTTCTTCGCTACATCACTTCTATGAAAAAATATTAAAACTAAAAGACTTAATGAATACAAAAACAGCATTAGAAATGGCAGAAGAAAGACATTTATTTGTAGAAAAATTCATCGATGAATTCATGAAAGAGTGGAATTTTAAAATATGA
- a CDS encoding ABC-F family ATP-binding cassette domain-containing protein has protein sequence MKILSVENLIKTYGEKTLFDKISFTVSEGQKIGLLGINGTGKSSLLKIIAGVESADDGKITTPKDYVISYLPQHEDFDKKQTILEAVFESDDKVMVLVKSYEKTLQALGEDPSNQGLQNELLKLQAEMDSLNGWDLEANAKTILSKLGLSNLNLDVSLLSGGQKKRVALAKALIHPCDLLILDEPTNHLDYECIVFLQEYIKRLQNAVLFVTHDRYFLDEVTTALLELSNSNIYRYEGNYQYYIEQRAAREEQESATNEKRNNLFRRELAWMRRGAKARTTKQKARIQRFDELSGKLNNQEKVELEMNFQQTRLGKKVVEFINVDKSFNEKTILDNFNLLLLQTDRIGIIGENGAGKTTLLKLLVGEEQVDSGEIEIGQTVKVAYYTQIQENMNPTMRMIDYIKEEAEVIHTPDGKTISASQMLETFLFPTQSHGVQLGKLSGGEKRRLYLLRLLMTAPNLLLLDEPTNDLDIDTLTVLEDYIENFSGVVVTVSHDRYFLDKVTNKLLIFEGEGKISTTLESYTDYLERQSNEKREVEAVKEPIEKPVYQKEQKKKRLTYQEQKEWDSIESEIEKLENEIEQLNEKLQGVGSNFDEAYKLSKDIEEKEAQLEHKMERWSVLSDLVESLK, from the coding sequence ATGAAGATTTTAAGTGTAGAGAATTTAATTAAAACTTATGGGGAAAAAACTTTATTCGATAAAATTTCATTTACCGTAAGCGAAGGGCAGAAAATTGGATTATTAGGTATAAATGGAACTGGTAAATCGAGTTTATTGAAAATTATTGCAGGTGTCGAGTCAGCTGATGATGGAAAAATTACGACTCCAAAGGATTATGTAATAAGTTATTTGCCTCAACATGAAGACTTTGATAAAAAACAAACGATTCTTGAAGCAGTATTTGAGAGTGATGATAAAGTAATGGTTTTAGTAAAATCATATGAAAAAACTTTACAAGCACTTGGAGAAGATCCATCTAATCAAGGATTACAAAATGAATTACTAAAATTACAAGCTGAAATGGATTCATTAAATGGTTGGGATTTAGAAGCAAATGCAAAGACAATTTTATCTAAATTAGGGTTATCAAATTTAAATTTAGATGTTTCATTACTTTCAGGTGGTCAGAAGAAAAGAGTAGCCCTAGCAAAAGCATTAATTCATCCATGTGATTTATTAATTCTAGATGAGCCTACGAACCATTTGGACTATGAATGTATCGTTTTTTTACAGGAATACATAAAAAGACTACAAAATGCAGTATTATTTGTAACCCATGATCGTTACTTTTTAGATGAAGTTACTACAGCACTATTAGAGCTTTCAAATAGTAATATCTATCGTTATGAAGGAAACTATCAGTATTATATTGAACAAAGAGCTGCTCGAGAAGAGCAAGAGTCAGCTACTAATGAAAAAAGAAATAATTTATTTAGAAGAGAATTAGCTTGGATGCGTAGAGGAGCAAAAGCTCGAACAACTAAGCAAAAAGCTCGTATTCAACGATTTGATGAGCTTTCAGGTAAACTCAACAATCAAGAAAAAGTGGAATTAGAGATGAACTTTCAACAAACTCGTTTAGGTAAAAAAGTTGTTGAGTTTATTAATGTTGATAAGTCGTTTAATGAGAAAACGATTTTAGATAATTTTAACTTACTTTTACTTCAAACTGATCGAATAGGAATAATTGGTGAAAATGGTGCGGGTAAAACAACTTTATTGAAATTGCTTGTTGGAGAAGAACAAGTTGATTCTGGTGAAATTGAAATTGGGCAAACAGTAAAAGTAGCATACTATACTCAAATACAAGAAAATATGAATCCAACGATGAGAATGATTGATTATATTAAGGAAGAAGCAGAAGTCATTCATACACCAGATGGAAAAACAATTTCAGCTTCACAAATGCTGGAAACATTCTTATTTCCTACCCAATCTCACGGAGTACAATTGGGCAAACTTTCAGGTGGCGAAAAAAGAAGACTATATTTATTAAGGCTCTTAATGACTGCTCCAAATTTATTATTACTTGATGAGCCAACGAACGATTTAGATATTGATACTTTAACGGTTTTAGAAGACTATATTGAGAATTTTAGTGGAGTAGTAGTTACCGTATCACATGATCGCTATTTCTTAGATAAAGTTACTAATAAATTATTAATTTTCGAAGGTGAAGGAAAAATTTCAACTACTTTAGAAAGCTATACGGATTATTTAGAACGACAATCAAACGAAAAACGTGAAGTTGAAGCTGTAAAAGAGCCAATTGAAAAACCAGTATATCAAAAAGAACAAAAGAAAAAGCGATTAACTTATCAAGAACAAAAAGAATGGGATAGTATTGAATCTGAAATTGAAAAACTGGAAAATGAGATTGAGCAACTAAATGAAAAATTACAAGGCGTAGGCTCTAATTTTGATGAAGCTTATAAACTTTCGAAAGATATTGAGGAAAAAGAAGCACAACTTGAACACAAAATGGAGCGTTGGTCAGTTTTAAGTGATTTAGTGGAAAGTCTAAAGTAG